One Trichormus variabilis 0441 genomic window, TAACTGATGAGATAAACCAAGGTTAACTTTAAAATCTAAGGCGGCTGATCTGGGATTGAAAATAATCACATGATTAATACCTTTAGCAAACTTTTCACCTCGATTGTTTGTCTGAAAAAATTCCATACTAAATTGAGTATCTTCCCCAGGACAAACTTTTGCAGCTTTTGGTGCTGAACTAGCATCAATTTTTTTACAACCTGACAATAAGTTGATAGCACTGATGAATATAGATAAAGCAATTAATTTTTTCAGATACATATAAAATAAAAATCCGCTACAGCATGACTATAGCGGTTAATAATTCAAAATTTCAATTGTGACTAAATAGACTTTAAAGGCTTAATATCATCTTAAAATTCCTTTGCCTTTTGTCTCCTACCTTCTTAAGAGAGCCATTCTACAACAGCTTCTTCTTTGGTGTTGGTGTTGCGAGATGGGGTTTCACGGTTAAACTTCATGTGAATTGAGCGTGTTTGCTCACCATCAGCCGCCACAGCCAAAATAGGATAGTCGATTAAGCCATCTTGGAAGGACATCTGGAAGCGGAATGTACCATCTGGATTCAGTTTGATGGGACGGCCGCCAATTGTCACAGTAGCATCGGGTTCGGTTGCACCGTAAACAATTAACTCAGCATCAGCAATTAACCAGAATTGGCGAGGACGTACTGGGATGGCGGAAGCGGAGAAGCCGACACCGGACATTCCCACGCCGGACATATTTAAGCCGGAGGAGGTGGGAACTGCCCACATACCTACACCAGAGGGGAAAATATAAGAACTGATAGCTTGTTCGGGACGCACGGAACCAGCAACGTGTTGCTGAGAACCGAACAGAGAGCCTGCAACCCGTTGAGCTTCGGCTGATTCTGCCAAGCCAAAGATGTGGTCGTAGATGGGGTTGCTGCCGTTAGCACCAGCAGCCACAGTGGGCGCTTTCTTCGCTGGGGGAACCAATTCGTACAGTGTCTTACCGCGTAAGTCTTCTTCAAAGTTGACGCTGATGAACACATCTTCAATCCAGTCAGAAGGATAGACTGGGGGAATGTGGACACGGGCGGAACGAGCTAAGACTAACCAGCGACCATCTACTGCACGATAACCGATATCGAGTACATAATCGCGATCGCTCACAGGGATGGGTATGTACCATTCTCTTGCTAGTTCATCCGCAGGATATTCTTGGATGCTGTGGGGGCTTTGGTAATCTAGATCAACGTCGGTAACGTCGTAAATCCGCAGGGCTAGTTGTTGTCCCCCTTGGCGGCGCAACTCTTCTTTATGATCGTTAGGAATATCCCAGTAAGCATAAGCCCACTGAGGATCGCGTGGTAGAAGGACAATCCGGCTGTCACCATAACCACCAGGTAGGTCTGCTAGTCCTTCATCAACATCAGCCAGAGAGCCACCAGTACGATCTTCTTGTCCTAATTCAAATTTCGCGGCTTCCACGGTTTCCTGTGCCTCCAGTGAACGAGATGGGTTAAGCAAAGCTTTATTTCGCTGGACTTCTTGAATTGCTGCCAGCAGTTGTGATTTACGCATTCGGCTGTAGCGAGAGATGCTGAATTCGCTGGCAACTCTTCGTAGTTGCCTTAATGTCATCTCTTCTAGCGGTGGGCGTTCTTTCGCCATTTGTTTGGCCTCCAGTAGTTTGAAAGGTAAATGATTTCCCCTGGTTATAGAATGCTTGATAAAAGATCATCCTTTCCAGATGAATTTCTTATTCCTGACTCCTGGTTTTGCTAAGTGTGTGTTTTTAGTCTTTTGTTAAAAGAGGGGACACTCCCTTTCAACTCCTTACTTGTGCCAAAATCAGCACTTTAGGATTGGAGGAGTCAATTTATTAAGTTTGTTAACTAAATATTAACTACTAACTCTTGACTGGGATCAAGGGGTGTCAACAGGCTTTTTTACCTAATTTACGAACTTATTAGCTTTGAGGGGATCATATTGTCATGAAATTCTGATATTTGCTCCGGTGATCCCGATTTTATGTCAAGATTTCATAACAATATACCGGACTCACCCAAAAACTTGAATCCACAAGGGCAGGATCAGCAGTAATAGAAGAGTTGAGAGCATGATGCTACTGGCGATTAAATCACGGTTGAGATTGTACTCCTCCGCCAAAATGAGACCAGCGAAGGCTGAGGGCATCCCCGACATTAACACCATTGCTAAACGGCGATCGCCTGACAAACCCAGAAATACAGTTGTCACTAAACCTACCAGTAAGGGTGTAATCACAACCCTCAACACAGTGGGGATCAGTGCCAGTTGGAAACTTTGCCATCTTTGTAATTGAGCCAAGCGAATACCAGTCAAGAGAAAAGCGCAAGCAATGACAATATCAACAGAACCTTGTAATCCCGATTCCACAAAGTCCGGTAACTTTATTGATTGGGTGAGAGTCCCAATGAGAAACGCCCATAGAGGCGGTACAGTCAGCAGATCCCACAGCTGCATCCACCAGCGATTATTAGACTTGGTATGGCTGAAGTAGCTGGCGATTAATACACCTATACCGTAGGGGCCGATAACATTGTGGGTAATACTGAAGAGAACAACCCAATTCAGACTATCAGCGTGAATTAAAAATGGTGCGATCGCCAAACCCACAAAACCAGTATTTCCTAAAACAGCCGCCAGCAGAAAACTACCTTTAGTGGAAGAGTCCAGCCAAGGACGAGAAACCGACTCACTCAAGTCAGGCTGAAACAAATGAGGCGAGATTTGTTGCCATCCCCACCACACCAGCAACGCGGCCACTAAGCCCAGCAGTAATGCCAAAAAGGTAATTAATGATGCTAGTATGGGAGTACTCCCAGCACCACCAAGTTCATTCTGACTACCTTTACGAGCCAAGGCCACTAGTTCCAACGGTACTCCTACCCAGTAAAGACCACGACCTAAGAATTGCGGTAACCACGTAGGTAAAAATCTAAATATCAATAAACCCAAACCTATCCACAGAATCAGGGGTGTATAAGCCTGAAACAAAGTTTCTGTCATGAATCATCATAGGGATTAAGCAAAGTCATTAGTCTCAAGTACGCGTCTTGGGTCAACTCAAAATGCCAAAACCCAGATAAACCTGACTTTCTTCATTCCGAACTACCAATTGTCACTAGAGACAAACAACTTGAGTTTAGTTGATTTAGATATAAAAATTCATAGTTAATTTATAGCGGCTGACATCCTCTGAATCCGCCAAATATCATCTTGTCGAATCAATTCATAGCGCACTCGCAATCTTTCGTCAGAAGACTTCCCTTTTTGCCCATTCTCATAAAATTGGGTCAACTCTCTGACTGTAGCCCCCACACTTGCACGATTGGGATCTATGTCAGATTTACTGATGGAGTCTACCTTGACACTATGACTGTACTCTCGGTGACGATTATCGGCTTTATCTTGCAAGGCAATTAATCGCCATTGAGATAGAGCTGAACCAGTTAAAATCTCGTTTAAACTCTCTATTTTATGTTCAGCCCCTAAAGCACCAGCTTTGGTAGCTAACCAATTTTCAATGATTTTCTTTGCTGTTTCTTCTGTAAGACCCTCCTCTGGGACTTGTATCTGGGCATTTTTGTCAGGAATCTCTAAAGGTGGTTGACTAAGCTGAATCGATAATTGCTCACCTTGTAAAGACGGTGCTGGGAAGAGTACATTCTTTAACCAGCCAAAAGTCGTTGAGACTATCAGCCAGAACACTAATATCCCGCCTAAAGAACCCAAGACTATCCAAAGTAATCTTGTTTTCCGGCCTAGAGTGCTAGGGGAAGGCTGGTGTTGCTGATGAATACTGTGTCCTCTGTTGACAACTTCCGGTGGCTTCTTGCGTCTTCTGCGTTTAGGAGTTTGCCGTGGAGGGGTCGATTGGGTATAACTACTTACCCCCGGCTGAACAGGTCTGCTGGCGCGTCCCACTGGGATCTCTGGTGGATAATTGTCAGTGTAAGCAGCTGTGGGCGATATATTTTCTCTAGCGGTTGTAAAATGTGAAGACTCTGGTCTTCTGTGGTTTGAGGTTTCTGGTAATTCGGGATCAGGAGTTCTGTTTTGATAAAATTGTCGGTTTACTTCTGATGGATGACTACGTTGCGGCATCTGTCTTGTAGACGCATCTCCTGGCCTGTTTGCCTTCCCTGGAGTACGTTTGGTGACTGGTGTGCCTCCAGAGTAAGAATTGGCGCTCGGTTGGGAAAAAGATTGGCGATTAATTACAGCCCATTCATTAGTGGTTTCCGCGTCGTTGGGCAAGGCTTCTAAGTACGCTTGTACTTGTTGATTAGCAAAGTAATCTTTCAGGGAAGCCTGCTGTCTGGACAAATCGCGGAAATGAGGAAAAACTTCATTTTGCAGCCATTGTTCGGCATATAAGCACAAACCAGGCAGTAAATCGGGAGAATCTTGAGATTTTTCTCGAATTAAAGCTAAAGCTTCGTATTCTTGGCTCAGTTCTAAAACTCGTGTGGCTTCTTCAGTTTGCCCTAGTAATAGCGCACATAGTGACTGCTCTAAATGGACATCTTGCCGCTTAGACAAACGCATCAGCATTTGCTTGGCATGACGAATTAAAGCAGGCTGGCGTTGGGTGAATCCTCTGGCGATGGAAGCATAAACAGCTAAGTATGTAGCCACAGCCGAAGGGCGCTTACTTTCACCATCAAACAACTTATGTTGTTCAGCTACTGTTAAATGATGGCGTAATTGCTGGATGAATCGTAGGAAGTCATCAATGTTTAGGCCTGATTGATCATTGCCTGTACCATCAATGCCACCGCGATCGTCTAAGATGCTTTGTAATAGATCCAGCCCTTGGTGGCGTTCAATGGTTTTTTCTTGGGGTAAGGCAAGTAATTCTAAAATTCTATAAGGGCGCAATTTGTAAAGATCAGCCTGAATTTCTGCCTGGACGCTGGGGAAGATGCCTTCACTAAACAACACTTCTTGACCAGTTTCTAAAGACACAGCAGCGTTTTCATAGTGGCCTTGTTGCCATTGTTCCCGGCCTAATTCTAATGATGCCAAAGCAACAGTTAGGAGAATATCTGGACGTTCAGAACCATCGAGAAATTCTTCAGGTGTGCGATGATTGCCATTTCTGGTGGACGCTGTGCCGTTTTGATTACCTAAGTAATTACGACCTAGCTTGAGTACGAGTTCATACTCTCCCAACTCTTGCAAAATTAATAAAGCACCAATTAATTCCTCGGAGGAAATTTCGATGCTTAGGCTTTGGACATCGAAATGACCATTGTTGCTGTCCCCACGATTTTCCACTGCCACTTTGGTCGTAGCCGCGTTGTCTGGGTCGTAGGCGTGAGCAAGATACAGCTGGTCATAACTGCTGCGTTCCTTTGGATCTGATAAAACCACGTAAGCTTCTTCTATAAGTTGTTTACGGGAAGCAATGGCTGCTTGAGAATATTCCCGTCGCGGCAATTGGACAATGCGATCGCTGTATGCTTGTCGCAGTTGTTCATCACTTGCCGCTAACGGTAGCCCTAAAATTCGGTAGTAATCTAGCGGAATTCGCACAGCGTACTTCCCCTGCACCGTGATCAACATAATTCACCTAGACCATTCCAGGCTTGTAAAACCGTGCCATAATCGTACGGTGAATAATACCGTGGTGAACTTACACTATAAGTGTATATTGCAACAATTACTTTTGTATCTTCCCAAAAATTTGTGTCATATTTTATTCCTTGGCTAGGAAATGTTGATGTTTTGTCTTAATTCTTAGTATTTCTGCTGAAAATAACTGTTATCAATAATTAAATTACTGTAAAACCAACATAAGAATCATTGTTTTTGATGACGAATGTTGTGCTTACACATAGGTACAATTAATCCTGTATCAGAAAATCTTCTGATTAAGGGGGTAAATATGCACCATTGTTAATGGTAGATGCGGATAACAGAAAGAACAAGATAATATCATAACTATATTTTTATGGCAACTACACAAATATAGGTATCCGATGTAATCACTATTGGCATAGCCTGGGTAGAAAAATTTCCTACATCTTAATTTCCCTTCTCCTCTGTCTTCTAACTACGGAAATCAGTATGGCTACACCACTTTACACGAAGGAAAATCAAAACTGAATCCTCATATACATTGAGGAGTCGTCACTCTTAATTTCCTGGAAATTGTTCATCGGTATGCAGAAACCGAGCTATTCTGGGTGATAGTCTATGAACTGAAATAGGGATGAGTCAGACTGAGAAAAAGAATATTGTTGTTACAGTGAGATATTCCCAGATAAATGTCCCATAAACACAAAATTTTCCCATTTACTCTCTACTATTTCCCCTAACTCTTTGTGGTGTAGAAAATGTTGGTTGTTCACTCTAGTAAACCCTACTGGGGAAAATAAAATTGCTCAGAAAACAACCTATTTAAAATGGTAAATTTCGATTTTAGACAGGAATACTAAAAAATAATGGTTCAAGAACGCACAATACCTAAATTTAATACCGCCAACGCCAAAATCACCAAAGAAGAAGGATTGCTTTTATACGAAGACATGACTTTGGGGCGTTTTTTTGAAGACAAATGTGCCGAAATGTACTACAGGGGCAAAATGTTTGGTTTTGTCCACTTGTACAACGGACAAGAGGCAGTGTCTACTGGTGTCATTCAAGCGATGCGACCAGGGGAAGACTTTGTTAGCAGTACTTACCGCGACCACGTTCATGCTTTGAGTGCTGGAGTCCCTGCTAGAGAAGTCATGGCAGAGTTATTTGGCAAAGCCACAGGTTGCAGCAAAGGGCGCGGCGGTTCCATGCACATGTTTTCCGCCGAACATGGTTTGTTAGGTGGTTATGCTTTCGTAGCGGAAGGAATTCCTGTAGCAGCTGGTGCAGCTTTTCAAAGTAAATACCGCCGCGAAGTTTTGGGAGACCCCAACGCCGACCAAGTAACAGCTTGCTTCTTCGGTGATGGCGCTGCTAACAACGGGCAGTTCTTTGAAACTCTCAATATGGCTGCTTTGTGGAAACTGCCAATTATTTTCGTGGTAGAAAATAATAAGTGGGCTATTGGTATGGCTCACGACCGGGCAACTTCTGACCCAGAGATTTACAAAAAAGCCAGCGTCTTTAACATGGTTGGCGTAGAAGTAGATGGTATGGATGTGCTGGCGGTGCGTGCAGTGGCTCAAGAAGCTGTAGCCCGTGCGCGTGCGGGTGAAGGCCCGACTTTAATAGAAGCCCTAACCTACCGTTTCCGTGGTCACTCCTTGGCAGACCCAGACGAAATGCGTAGTAAAGCTGAGAAAGAATTTTGGTTTTCCCGTGACCCAATTAAGAAGCTAGCAGCTTATCTGATAGAGCAGAACTTGGCAGATGAGGCAGAACTCAAAGCCATCGAGCGCAAGATTCAGGACGTGATTGACGACGCGGTGAAGTTCGCGGAAAGTAGTCCTGAACCAGACCCTAGCGAATTGTATCGCTTTGTCTTCGCAGAAGACGAATAAATTGAGGACTGGGGATTGGGGATGAGGGAGTAGGAATTATATATTCAGCCTCTAAACCCCAACGCCTCACCTCTACCCCCTAGCCCCTGAGGACTCAACTTGTGTTTAGTATTGCCATCCAACAGCAACAGTACAAAACCTATATCCTTTCTGATGAAACAACTGGCTCTCAACTGGAAGTTGTACCAGAACGTGGCGGTATTATTACCCGTTGGCGTGTGAAGGGAGAGGAAATTCTCTACCTAGACGCTGAACGTTTCACTCATCCAGATTTGAGCGTCAGAGGTGGAGTACCAATTTTATTTCCCATCTGCGGCAACTTACCGGATAATTCTTACACCCTCAACGGTCAGCAGTACACACTCAAACAACATGGGTTTGCCCGTGATTTGCCCTGGGAGGTAGTTGAGCAGACCACTAAGGACACTGCTGCACTGACGTTAGTTCTCCGCAGCAACGAACAGACAAAGGCGGTTTATCCTTTCGATTTCCAACTAGTATTCACTTACGTGCTACAAGGGAATACTCTAGAAATTCGCCAGGAATACCAAAATCTATCATCTACCCAATTGCCCTTCTCGGCTGGGTTCCATCCTTACTTCTTGACTGGGGATAAAAATCAACTGGAGTTCGACATTCCCTCCCAGGAATATCAAGACCAGCAAACAAAGGAAGTTCATCCCTTTAATGGCAATTTTGACTTTAACCGTGATGAAATGGATTTTGCGTTTGGTCACATCACCAGCCAGTCTGCTAGTGTAATCGACCGTAATCGGCAGTTTAAACTAACTTTGGATGCTGATGATATTTTTTCAATGTTGGTATTTTGGACGCTGAAGGGCAAAGAATTCTATTGTCTAGAACCTTGGAGCGCTCCTCGTAACTCCCTGAATACTGGTGAAAAGCTGACAGTGCTAGAGCCAGGCACTAGCTACAAAGCATCTGTAAGATTATCGGCAAGTTTTTTCTAAAACCCCTTTACAAGTCTATGGATGTTTATGCTATGATGGCAAAGTTGCGAAACAAACCGCAAGGGTCGCTAACTCAACGGTAGAGTACTCGGCTTTTAACCGATTAGTTCCGGGTTCGAATCCCGGGCGACCCATAAAAGAAAGAAACAAACTCGCTGATACTTTTGAATGAAGGTAAAAGAGGGTTTTATAATAAGAGCAAATTTACAGTGT contains:
- a CDS encoding DUF4912 domain-containing protein — encoded protein: MAKERPPLEEMTLRQLRRVASEFSISRYSRMRKSQLLAAIQEVQRNKALLNPSRSLEAQETVEAAKFELGQEDRTGGSLADVDEGLADLPGGYGDSRIVLLPRDPQWAYAYWDIPNDHKEELRRQGGQQLALRIYDVTDVDLDYQSPHSIQEYPADELAREWYIPIPVSDRDYVLDIGYRAVDGRWLVLARSARVHIPPVYPSDWIEDVFISVNFEEDLRGKTLYELVPPAKKAPTVAAGANGSNPIYDHIFGLAESAEAQRVAGSLFGSQQHVAGSVRPEQAISSYIFPSGVGMWAVPTSSGLNMSGVGMSGVGFSASAIPVRPRQFWLIADAELIVYGATEPDATVTIGGRPIKLNPDGTFRFQMSFQDGLIDYPILAVAADGEQTRSIHMKFNRETPSRNTNTKEEAVVEWLS
- a CDS encoding AEC family transporter gives rise to the protein MTETLFQAYTPLILWIGLGLLIFRFLPTWLPQFLGRGLYWVGVPLELVALARKGSQNELGGAGSTPILASLITFLALLLGLVAALLVWWGWQQISPHLFQPDLSESVSRPWLDSSTKGSFLLAAVLGNTGFVGLAIAPFLIHADSLNWVVLFSITHNVIGPYGIGVLIASYFSHTKSNNRWWMQLWDLLTVPPLWAFLIGTLTQSIKLPDFVESGLQGSVDIVIACAFLLTGIRLAQLQRWQSFQLALIPTVLRVVITPLLVGLVTTVFLGLSGDRRLAMVLMSGMPSAFAGLILAEEYNLNRDLIASSIMLSTLLLLLILPLWIQVFG
- a CDS encoding IMS domain-containing protein produces the protein MLITVQGKYAVRIPLDYYRILGLPLAASDEQLRQAYSDRIVQLPRREYSQAAIASRKQLIEEAYVVLSDPKERSSYDQLYLAHAYDPDNAATTKVAVENRGDSNNGHFDVQSLSIEISSEELIGALLILQELGEYELVLKLGRNYLGNQNGTASTRNGNHRTPEEFLDGSERPDILLTVALASLELGREQWQQGHYENAAVSLETGQEVLFSEGIFPSVQAEIQADLYKLRPYRILELLALPQEKTIERHQGLDLLQSILDDRGGIDGTGNDQSGLNIDDFLRFIQQLRHHLTVAEQHKLFDGESKRPSAVATYLAVYASIARGFTQRQPALIRHAKQMLMRLSKRQDVHLEQSLCALLLGQTEEATRVLELSQEYEALALIREKSQDSPDLLPGLCLYAEQWLQNEVFPHFRDLSRQQASLKDYFANQQVQAYLEALPNDAETTNEWAVINRQSFSQPSANSYSGGTPVTKRTPGKANRPGDASTRQMPQRSHPSEVNRQFYQNRTPDPELPETSNHRRPESSHFTTARENISPTAAYTDNYPPEIPVGRASRPVQPGVSSYTQSTPPRQTPKRRRRKKPPEVVNRGHSIHQQHQPSPSTLGRKTRLLWIVLGSLGGILVFWLIVSTTFGWLKNVLFPAPSLQGEQLSIQLSQPPLEIPDKNAQIQVPEEGLTEETAKKIIENWLATKAGALGAEHKIESLNEILTGSALSQWRLIALQDKADNRHREYSHSVKVDSISKSDIDPNRASVGATVRELTQFYENGQKGKSSDERLRVRYELIRQDDIWRIQRMSAAIN
- the pdhA gene encoding pyruvate dehydrogenase (acetyl-transferring) E1 component subunit alpha; this encodes MVQERTIPKFNTANAKITKEEGLLLYEDMTLGRFFEDKCAEMYYRGKMFGFVHLYNGQEAVSTGVIQAMRPGEDFVSSTYRDHVHALSAGVPAREVMAELFGKATGCSKGRGGSMHMFSAEHGLLGGYAFVAEGIPVAAGAAFQSKYRREVLGDPNADQVTACFFGDGAANNGQFFETLNMAALWKLPIIFVVENNKWAIGMAHDRATSDPEIYKKASVFNMVGVEVDGMDVLAVRAVAQEAVARARAGEGPTLIEALTYRFRGHSLADPDEMRSKAEKEFWFSRDPIKKLAAYLIEQNLADEAELKAIERKIQDVIDDAVKFAESSPEPDPSELYRFVFAEDE
- a CDS encoding aldose 1-epimerase encodes the protein MFSIAIQQQQYKTYILSDETTGSQLEVVPERGGIITRWRVKGEEILYLDAERFTHPDLSVRGGVPILFPICGNLPDNSYTLNGQQYTLKQHGFARDLPWEVVEQTTKDTAALTLVLRSNEQTKAVYPFDFQLVFTYVLQGNTLEIRQEYQNLSSTQLPFSAGFHPYFLTGDKNQLEFDIPSQEYQDQQTKEVHPFNGNFDFNRDEMDFAFGHITSQSASVIDRNRQFKLTLDADDIFSMLVFWTLKGKEFYCLEPWSAPRNSLNTGEKLTVLEPGTSYKASVRLSASFF